Proteins encoded by one window of Arachis ipaensis cultivar K30076 chromosome B04, Araip1.1, whole genome shotgun sequence:
- the LOC107639233 gene encoding probable pectate lyase 8 isoform X1: MEVQSLRCFISLCVLLALLLIGANASNYNEKQITESSNVGEANSQSLENSPMAKRSGNDDSSNLHAVDNPEEIASMVDMSIRNHTVRRNLNFFSCGTGNPIDDCWRCDRSWYLRRKRLATCAIGFGRNAIGGRDGHYYVVTDPSDDDAVNPKPGTLRYAVIQDRPLWIVFKRDMIITLKQELIMNSFKTIDGRGFNVHIAHGACITVQFVTNIIIHGIHIHDCIQTGNAMVRSSPSHYGWRTLADGDGISIFGASHIWIDHNSLSNCSDGLIDAIMGSTAITISNNYFTHHNEVMLLGHSDSYVRDKQMQVTIAYNHFGEGLVQRMPRCRHGYFHVVNNDYTHWEMYAIGGSADPTINSQGNRYLAPLDHFAKEVTKRVLTTESTWKKWNWRSDGDLMLNGAYFTSSGAGNAASYARASSLGAKSSSLVGTLTSAAGVLNCRRGFMC, encoded by the exons ATGGAGGTTCAGTCTCTGCGATGCTTCATCTCCCTCTGCGTTCTGCTCGCGCTGCTTTTAATTGGCGCCAATGCAAGCAACTACAACGAGAAACAGATCACAGAATCAAG CAATGTAGGAGAAGCGAATTCGCAGAGCTTGGAGAATTCGCCAATGGCGAAAAG GTCAGGTAATGATGATTCATCAAATTTGCATGCAGTTGATAATCCAGAGGAGATAGCTTCTATGGTTGATAT GAGCATCCGCAATCACACGGTAAGAAGGAATCTGAACTTCTTCTCATGTGGGACCGGGAACCCAATAGACGACTGCTGGCGCTGCGACCGCAGCTGGTACCTCCGACGCAAGCGCCTCGCCACCTGCGCCATTGGCTTCGGCCGCAACGCTATCGGAGGCCGCGACGGCCATTACTATGTCGTCACGGACCCATCCGACGACGACGCCGTGAACCCGAAGCCCGGCACCCTCCGCTATGCCGTGATCCAAGACAGGCCTCTCTGGATCGTGTTCAAGCGAGACATGATCATCACACTCAAGCAAGAGCTCATCATGAACAGCTTCAAGACAATTGACGGCCGCGGCTTCAACGTCCATATCGCCCACGGTGCCTGCATCACCGTCCAGTTCGTCACCAACATTATCATCCACGGCATCCACATCCACGACTGCATCCAAACCGGTAACGCCATGGTTCGCAGCTCTCCTTCGCATTACGGCTGGAGAACCCTCGCTGACGGTGACGGCATCTCTATCTTCGGCGCCAGCCATATCTGGATTGACCATAACTCCCTGTCTAATTGCTCTGATGGGCTTATTGATGCCATTATGGGATCTACTGCCATTACAATTTCTAACAACTACTTCACTCACCACAATGAG GTTATGTTACTGGGCCATAGTGATTCTTATGTAAGAGACAAGCAGATGCAAGTCACCATTGCTTATAACCATTTTGGGGAGGGTCTAGTCCAAAGGATGCCAAG GTGTAGACATGGATATTTTCACGTGGTAAACAATGATTATACCCACTGGGAAATGTATGCAATTGGTGGCAGTGCCGATCCCACAATTAACAGCCAAGGCAATAGATACCTTGCCCCTCTGGATCATTTTGCTAAGGAG GTGACAAAGAGAGTATTAACAACAGAATCCACATGGAAAAAATGGAATTGGAGGTCTGATGGAGACCTTATGTTGAATGGTGCCTATTTCACTTCATCAGGAGCAGGAAATGCAGCTAGCTATGCTAGAGCCTCAAGTTTGGGGGCCAAATCTTCTTCTTTGGTTGGAACTCTTACCTCTGCTGCTGGTGTTCTTAACTGCCGCAGGGGTTTCATGTGTTAA
- the LOC107639233 gene encoding probable pectate lyase 8 isoform X2: MVDMSIRNHTVRRNLNFFSCGTGNPIDDCWRCDRSWYLRRKRLATCAIGFGRNAIGGRDGHYYVVTDPSDDDAVNPKPGTLRYAVIQDRPLWIVFKRDMIITLKQELIMNSFKTIDGRGFNVHIAHGACITVQFVTNIIIHGIHIHDCIQTGNAMVRSSPSHYGWRTLADGDGISIFGASHIWIDHNSLSNCSDGLIDAIMGSTAITISNNYFTHHNEVMLLGHSDSYVRDKQMQVTIAYNHFGEGLVQRMPRCRHGYFHVVNNDYTHWEMYAIGGSADPTINSQGNRYLAPLDHFAKEVTKRVLTTESTWKKWNWRSDGDLMLNGAYFTSSGAGNAASYARASSLGAKSSSLVGTLTSAAGVLNCRRGFMC, from the exons ATGGTTGATAT GAGCATCCGCAATCACACGGTAAGAAGGAATCTGAACTTCTTCTCATGTGGGACCGGGAACCCAATAGACGACTGCTGGCGCTGCGACCGCAGCTGGTACCTCCGACGCAAGCGCCTCGCCACCTGCGCCATTGGCTTCGGCCGCAACGCTATCGGAGGCCGCGACGGCCATTACTATGTCGTCACGGACCCATCCGACGACGACGCCGTGAACCCGAAGCCCGGCACCCTCCGCTATGCCGTGATCCAAGACAGGCCTCTCTGGATCGTGTTCAAGCGAGACATGATCATCACACTCAAGCAAGAGCTCATCATGAACAGCTTCAAGACAATTGACGGCCGCGGCTTCAACGTCCATATCGCCCACGGTGCCTGCATCACCGTCCAGTTCGTCACCAACATTATCATCCACGGCATCCACATCCACGACTGCATCCAAACCGGTAACGCCATGGTTCGCAGCTCTCCTTCGCATTACGGCTGGAGAACCCTCGCTGACGGTGACGGCATCTCTATCTTCGGCGCCAGCCATATCTGGATTGACCATAACTCCCTGTCTAATTGCTCTGATGGGCTTATTGATGCCATTATGGGATCTACTGCCATTACAATTTCTAACAACTACTTCACTCACCACAATGAG GTTATGTTACTGGGCCATAGTGATTCTTATGTAAGAGACAAGCAGATGCAAGTCACCATTGCTTATAACCATTTTGGGGAGGGTCTAGTCCAAAGGATGCCAAG GTGTAGACATGGATATTTTCACGTGGTAAACAATGATTATACCCACTGGGAAATGTATGCAATTGGTGGCAGTGCCGATCCCACAATTAACAGCCAAGGCAATAGATACCTTGCCCCTCTGGATCATTTTGCTAAGGAG GTGACAAAGAGAGTATTAACAACAGAATCCACATGGAAAAAATGGAATTGGAGGTCTGATGGAGACCTTATGTTGAATGGTGCCTATTTCACTTCATCAGGAGCAGGAAATGCAGCTAGCTATGCTAGAGCCTCAAGTTTGGGGGCCAAATCTTCTTCTTTGGTTGGAACTCTTACCTCTGCTGCTGGTGTTCTTAACTGCCGCAGGGGTTTCATGTGTTAA